A region of the Microtus ochrogaster isolate Prairie Vole_2 linkage group LG1, MicOch1.0, whole genome shotgun sequence genome:
GTTGATTCTGTTTCACCATTGCTAATATCCCACTCAGCTTGTGTGCAGTTCAAATCTAAACGGCTATTGACCTCGCCTTTCCCAGACATCTAAGATTGACCTTTGACTGTCCACTAGAAGTGACCACTTGGCTTCTGAAGCGTATCTGACCATGCCTGTTTTTCTTATAGCAGCTCCATTTCAGGAAAAAGCATAGACCCGCTCTGCCAAAGCTCTGAAATACCCTTGACTTTCTCGCCAAACCCAATCCTTGGAAAAGTTCCGCAGCGCCATCTTCTGGTACAGCTTTCCACCTTCACTCCTCACGAGTAGTGTCTGACGTGCTTTTCAAACTTCCCGAGAAGACCTCCCGAGAGACCTTTCCTGGCATCGCCAGGAATAATGGCCTCACCGAGACACCCAAGGCCAGTGTTCTGCCAGTGGTCGTTCGGAGATCGGAGCGTCTGAGACGCAGCAACCTGGGCGGAACTCGCCAGGGGAAGAGGCGGCGCGTGTTGGGTTCTGCCTACCCCTGCCTGGGGAGCGGTCACGTGTGTTCTACCCGGAGGCGGAACCGCTGCTACCGGGACCTAAAGGCTTGCAGATCGGGGGCGCCTGGATACCTTAGCCATGCGCCCCCGGCGCATCGCCTCCGTTAAGCTGGCGTTTCTAGCTGTGCTCTTGGCCGCGCCCTTGACTCTGGCTGAGACCCCATACCGGGTTCGTGTGGATGCAGCCCGCCCGCTGAGGCCTCTGCTGCCCTTTTGGAGGAGCACCGGCTTCTGGTGAGGCCCACCGCACGCTCTTGCCAAGTCTAGGAAAGCCCTTGCTCCGTTCTTTTGGTTTCTCTCATCACACCTTTGGGCTCGCTGCCCATCATTCCTGGACACTCAGGAGTGAAGATCAAATTCCTTTAGGGTGTGGCATGGGTTTTCTACTTTAGTGGCTCTCCCAAGTGCCACAGCCTCCCTAAATGCCCCCCACCCTAACCCCCGGGATCAAGAGCATGGTACTCAAGCTATAGGCTCATAATTAGTACTTCGGCAGAACCAAGGGCTCTCCCAAAGTACCAAGACCTGAGCTCGAGTGTTGGGCCAGACCTGGTTTCTCAATGCCTCCAAGTCTCTCTAGGAATTTGCAGATCCTCTTCTATGGCAGGCAGATGTCCTATTAGAATGTGATACTGTGTCTTGTTGAAGCTCCccgacaccccccaccccaagacaaGACTGTAGAACATTTCTGGTGAAAGGGCTACTTTATCATACAATGTGGAGACACACACTGCTCCTCTGCAAGGGCCTGTCAGTCAGGTATTAAATGTGTAGAACCTGGTCTGCTGTAAGCCCCTGCTTAGGACAAACACTTCACTTCTTTGTCCTGTCCCCAGCCCCCCACTGCCTCATGACCAGGCTGACCGGTTCGACCTTAGTTGGGACCAGCAACTGAACCTTGCCTACATCGGTGCTGTGCCTCACAGTGGCATCGAGCAGGTCCGGATACACTGGCTGCTGGATCTCATTACAGCCAGGTGGGTGATGCTGAGGTGGGTGCCCTGGGAGTTGCTGGTCAGAGCTTGTCTTACAGAAATGCTGAGCCCAGACAGCTGTGGAGCACAGTGCTGGACTGTGGGTAGGGCACTGTCGGGGCTGGGACTGTACTTCCTGTTAGAGCATCCTGttgggcagaagaggaggggaagatctGCTTGGCTATGCCAAAGGTAGCCCTTGGATGGAGCACAGATGGTTTCcgtctgaggatttcttagaggtacAGAATGGGGTTGGTGTCTCTACTGTGCCTGACTTTGTACCATACATGGGCCACGTTGTGGTCACCAGTATAAGCTGTATAGAGACATCATGCCTGAAGGTCAGGTGTCACATCATCTTAGACCGTGACACTGGACCATCTGCTCTGGAGCAGGTGACTGCCTTCTCAAGGGCCCAATCAAGATGATCACTAGGCATTAGAAGGCCTTTCGGCCATGTGTTCAGCTCATATCTGATACCTGGTGGTGCAGGGGGAGGGAATGTGTCCTTTTGGCATCTTAGAGACCGCATAATTTGCAGGACCCTGTTTCAGATAAGATGGTAACACAGACTATTGTTAAACTGGGCACTGCTTTGGCTGAGGgatcatgtgtgtgggtgtaaccaccagggggcagcaatGGTCTCAGATGTAGTGTGGCTCAATTACTGAATGTTTGGAATTCTTGAATGTGTTAAGGACACGCACTTTCCTTTCTTAGTTGGAGTTCCCTGACTTTTCCAGGTTAGAGGTGATCCAAGGTATATCTCTCTAATGACTCCAGTCTTCATAGCACTCCTACCAAGGAGGTCAGTACTGGCTTGTGGACATGGGTCTCGGTCCTGCTAAAAAGCAGAGTCAGCAGCCGCCAGCTCCTCATGGCGGGCTCGTGCAGCCTCCACGGCACTGTGTACACTGGGGAACAGGAGCTCATCCTCAGCTCCCTGGTCTTCCCCAAGGAAGCCCCCTTTCTTCAACATGTCCCTCACTGAGGGACTGCAGCAAGCCAGAAGCAGGGTGATGTCCAGGGCCCTGTAGTCTCTGTGCAGGTCCTTCAGTGTGGCCATGCCAGCCACATCCAGGAACAGCAGTGGTGCACAGTCAATGACCACTGTGTGGAAACCGAATGCCAGGGGTACCACCAGCCCGGTCCCGCTGCTTACTGAACCCATATCCTTGCCATCAGCAAGACTGCTGTCACTGACACCCACCTCTGGACCCTTTTTCTTCCTGGAGGCTGAGTGCCCTGCATCCAGCCCTGTGAGACTGTAGAGTGACCGCAAGAAGAAATCCTTGTTGGCATAGTAGAGTGGGCCTGTGAAACGGAACACTCGCACCtcaggtgggggcaggaggccCTCAAACTCGGCAGCATCCTCATAGAAGGTTGAGTCTCCAATTCGAGCAAGAAGGGCAGCCCGTGGACGCTGTGTGCGGCCCACCAGGCTGAGCAGTGAGAAGAACACCCCAGCTAGAAGTCCAGCCTCGGTGCTGACGAGCACACAGGTGGCTGCAGTAGCCACCCAGACCAGTGCATCAGCAGGGCTTAGCCGCCAAAGCTGTGGGAGGTCCTTAACCTTGCGCAGCGCCCCACGCAGGCTGACAACAATGATACAAGCCAGCACACACCGCTGCAAATCATGAAACAGTGGagccagcaccagcagcaccagcaaCACCACAGCAGCACTGACCACACTGGACAGCTGGGTCTGGCAGCCAATGGCTGTCTTCACCAGGGTTTTGGACAGAGCAGCACTGGTGGCAAAACaatggaagaaggcaggcagcacATTGCAGCAGCCCACGGCTAGAAGCTCTTGGTTGGCGTGAACAGTGTAGCCATGACTACGAGCAAACATCTCTGCCAATGAGATGGAGAAGGCTGAGCCCACAAGGGCTAGGGACACAGCATCCAGGGCCACACGCCACATTATCTTAGGGTCTGGTACCTGTGGGGCTACAAAACCAGTGGGAATGTTGCCGGCCACACTCGAGCCAAACCGTGAGTGGAGCTGTCCAAAGTAGGATACAAGTGTGGCCACCACAATGACTAGCAGCTCTGTGGGTACCGGCACTTTCAGACGGTGTCGGTAGCGGTCTGAGAGCTCCTTAGCTGCTATCAGCACTCCCAGGCACACGGCACTGGTGACCATGTCACATATATTGGCCTGTCCCACACTCTGCAGCAAGCTGAGCCATGTGCGGATCACCATGCCTAGGCCCTGGTGCCGAGGGATCCGCACACCCAGCAGGTGTTTAGCCTGAGAGGTCAAGATGGTCACAGAGGCTCCCATAGCAAAACCGTCGAGCAGTGGTTGTGAGAGGTAGGTAGACACGAAGCCCAGCCGGAGGACACCCATGAGGACCTGTAGATGGAGTACAGTCAGTTTGGTAGGTCATGAGGCAGGAGCCAGCATCGGTATAACACAGGGTAGGGATTACAGCACAGAGCCTGGCATCTTCCCTTGCTTACTCTCCTGAGTGGGCTCCTGCTGTTTCCACATGCACAGTGGGCCAGAAGATACAGGAAGAGAACACATACATGTTGCAGTTGGCTGTGGATGTTCACTTCTCATACTCTCACACATGCAGAAATTGGTTTTGTTTCAGAATCAGGGCTGTAGGCAGACCCTTCCCCTGTGCCTTGTATGCAACACACAGCTCCTTCCACCCAGCTCCCTTCTGGGCAGCCATGGAACAGACAGGAGGAATAGAGAAGACAGGATCAGCAgaaaagagctaggtggggagCCAGGGGAATGCATCTCAATTCTTAGGTCCTGTTTGTGTCAGGAAGCCAAAGGTGGACATTGGGGCTGTAATCTAGCTTTTCTGAGCCATGACCACATTTGGCCCAGTGGCTCCACTCAGACTACAGCTGGCCAGTCCAACCCTACATATCTCTCCATTCTGTGACTTAAGTCCCTCTGGTACCTAGGCCTGGGCTCCACCTCTCCTCTTACTGTGCTGTTTTCTCTCTGAGCCTGAaggattcttctgtttctagacTTTTCCTGATGGTAGTGACAAGCACCTGTAGGTGCTCTAAGAAGCCGAGACAGCCGGCCTGCTTGCTATGCAGCTAACTCCTTACCTGATAAAGGCCAGTCACCAGAGTGAGGGCAGTGGCGATTCGAATGGCGTAGCAGTCCCGTCCACAGTCCTGTAGCCCAAGCACCAGTGTTGTGGTTGCGTTGTTGAGTGTGCTGCCATTATTTCTAGGCCCCAGAGAATCCTGGGAGGGGTCAAAACCAGCCAACTGGAGTTCTCGGTCTACCACCTGACCCACCATGAGGCACAACAGGCTAAAGATGCCCACATTAACATGGCGTGAGGTGCCCATGAGGAAGTAGATAAGGTTGGCAAAGAAGGAGGTATAGAGGCTATAGATGGGCTGCAGCCCAGCCAGCAGTGAGTAGGCTATGGCTTGTGGCACCAGGATAATGCCAATGACCAACCCAGACATAACATCACCTGCCAGGTACTCTTTAGGGCGGTACTGACGCAGCCAGTGCAGGACAGGAAACAGATTCTGCACCAGAGCCTGAGCACATGGTATACTGCAGGTGCAGCTCTGCTTCAACCTGGCCTTCAGTGTTTCCAGCAAACCCTGGGACACAGGAGGCTGTCGTCGGATCAGCACCAGTGTCCCACCCTTCTCTTGGGGCTCGGGAGAAGCATCCATCCTGTCCCACCACGCTCTTTGGCCAACCTGCGAGGGAGAATGGGGAGAATGGGCATGGTTAGGAGTCTAAGCTCTTGGAGTCCAGGAGCCAGCTTCACAGAGCGTATTTGTCCACCCAAACACAGACATCAGACATCAGAGGTTGTGCTTCTGTTAAGCACTTGTTCTTCTGTGTGGATGGGTGTAAGGCCTTGAGCTCCAAAAGTTAGTTTTATGACAAGAGTGTTTCAGGGAGTCATTCTacccagcctcagccccagctgTGCTCTGTGGTCCACCTAATTCAGCCTCTATATGAAGTCCACCTAGAGGGTTCTGGAGGTCACCCACTGAGACGAGGGCTGGACTAGGCCCACAGACACCCAAGCCAGTGACAATGGAGGCAGATGCACGCTTGACTGAGCTTGAGCTCTAAGCCACTTCCCATCCATCTGATCTGGCAAGGGGCTTTGCCAGCCACCCCATTTCCACAGGAGTTCTCCTGTGAACACCATGGGCCTGGAGGTTGGCAGAAAGCCTTGTATATTTTGTGTGCTAGGGCCCCTGGTCTATGACACCCTTCCCCGTGAATTTAGAGGGTATTTCACCAGTCACCAGTGTATTCTGAAACAGTGTGCCCCTAACTCCGAGTGCGGAGCCTCTGAGAAGAGGTTCAACTCTACTAAACAAACACACTGCTCCACAGATGTCCACCTTTGGCCTAGCTGTCCTAGCCCCTTCTGACCTTGCCTTAGTACTGAAGAGTTCTCAGGCCATACTGACCACATGTTGGTCTTGGGTCATGTTTACTGGTTCCAAAGTACTTGTTTGTAATATTAATCAAACACTCCCTGTTCTCTTGGAACTCAGGACACGGTGGTGGCTATTGGAGCCCATTGTGCCTGACCTGAGTACTAGGGCAGCAGCTTCGTTGCTAGGGTGGTGGTCTATCAGGCGTCCTAGCTCTTGAGGAATATTACAAAAACAGTGATACACAAGAGCCACTGAGCACTCTGAATCTCACCCCAAGTCTTTAGGGGCTCATGTTTATGGAGGAAGGTTTGTAAGTACCACCTTCCTTGTATCTGAGCAATCCCCAGAGAAATGGCAGTCTaggttcctgtctctgcccagtaAACCACATCT
Encoded here:
- the Slc26a1 gene encoding sulfate anion transporter 1; the encoded protein is MDASPEPQEKGGTLVLIRRQPPVSQGLLETLKARLKQSCTCSIPCAQALVQNLFPVLHWLRQYRPKEYLAGDVMSGLVIGIILVPQAIAYSLLAGLQPIYSLYTSFFANLIYFLMGTSRHVNVGIFSLLCLMVGQVVDRELQLAGFDPSQDSLGPRNNGSTLNNATTTLVLGLQDCGRDCYAIRIATALTLVTGLYQVLMGVLRLGFVSTYLSQPLLDGFAMGASVTILTSQAKHLLGVRIPRHQGLGMVIRTWLSLLQSVGQANICDMVTSAVCLGVLIAAKELSDRYRHRLKVPVPTELLVIVVATLVSYFGQLHSRFGSSVAGNIPTGFVAPQVPDPKIMWRVALDAVSLALVGSAFSISLAEMFARSHGYTVHANQELLAVGCCNVLPAFFHCFATSAALSKTLVKTAIGCQTQLSSVVSAAVVLLVLLVLAPLFHDLQRCVLACIIVVSLRGALRKVKDLPQLWRLSPADALVWVATAATCVLVSTEAGLLAGVFFSLLSLVGRTQRPRAALLARIGDSTFYEDAAEFEGLLPPPEVRVFRFTGPLYYANKDFFLRSLYSLTGLDAGHSASRKKKGPEVGVSDSSLADGKDMGSVSSGTGLVVPLAFGFHTVVIDCAPLLFLDVAGMATLKDLHRDYRALDITLLLACCSPSVRDMLKKGGFLGEDQGAEDELLFPSVHSAVEAARARHEELAAADSAF